Below is a window of Microbacterium saperdae DNA.
GGAACGAGGGGATCACCGCGGCGTCGAGGTTCGTCGCATCGACGTCGCCCTCGCCCAGCCCCGCGCCGAACGGGCTGAGCCGCCACCAGACCCCGCCCCGGTCGCGCACGGCCTCGCGCAGCTGCGCGATGGTGAGGAAGTCTCCGGCCCCGAGGTCGATCGGGGCGGAGGCGCCGGAGGTGGCCGCACTCCACGCCGCGTCGAGGAATTCGCGGTTCGTCTCGCCGAGCGTGATGGCGCGGGCCGTGGAGCGTTCGGGATCGACCACCGCGGTGGCGCTGCCCGCCGGCATGTAGTCGGCGAGCGACTTGAGCGGTCCGGACACGGCAGGCAGGAGCGACTCCATGCCCTCGACCGGGATCCCCTCGGCCATCTTCTCGAGCATGCCCGAGATCGCAGGGAAGCCGCTGATCAGCGCACGCGCCCGGTCGCGGACATCGGCGGTCAGCAGGAGCTCGCGGCTCGGGGGCAGATCGACCCCCGGCACATCACCGGGAAGCGACCTCTGATCCGCGACCGAGAAGGCGCGGATCTGATCGATCTCGTCGCCGAAGAACTCCACACGATACGGGTGCTCGGAGGTCGGCGGGAAGACGTCGAGGATGCCGCCGCGCACGGCGAACTCCCCGCGGCGCGACACCATGTCGACCCGGGAGTAGGCACGTTCGACGAGCTGTTCGACGACCTCGTCGAGATCGTTGCCACGGCTTCCGATGGCCAGTTCGAGCGGAGCGATCTCGCCGAGGTTGCCGGCGATCGGCTGCAGCGCCGCCCGCACCGAGGCCACGACGACCAGCGGGTGGTCGCCGGACCAGTCGGCGATGCGCCGCAGCGTCTGCAGGCGCTGACCCACCGTGTCGGGGCTCGGACTGAGCCGCTCGTGCGGGAGAGTCTCCCACGCCGGGAAGGTGTGCACGTCGGCGCTCGGCAGGTACGCGCCGATCGCCTGGGCCACGCTCTCGGCCCGGCGTCCGGTCGGCACCACGACCAGCAGGGACGCCGGATGCCCCGATGTCGCGCGCTTCTCGAGCAGGCCTGCGAGCACGGGCGCGTCGAGGCCGTCGACGAGGCCCAGATCCGCATCGGTCTGCGCCCAGCTGAGGGCATCGCGGTACAGAGTCGCCTCGTCCAAGGCGCGCAGAATCCCCGGAACAGTCACCGGACAAGCCTAGTCGCGGCATCCGACATCGAGGCGCTCGGGATAGCGTGTGTGCATGCAGAAGCAGACCCTCACCACCGAGCGCCTCACCCTCTCGGCACCCACGCCGGACGACGTCGATGCGATCACCGCTGCCTGCCAGGACCCGGAGATCGTGCGATGGACGACGGTTCCGAGCCCCTACAGCCGCACGGACGGCGAGGACTTCGTGCGGCTCATGGACGAGTGGTGGGCCGACGGGTCGCAGACGATCTGGGCGATGCGCGACGGCGCCGAGCTGGTCGGGGTGATCGGTCTGCACCACATCGTGGACCACGCCGCCGGCGGACATGCGGAACTCGGCTACTGGGTCACCGCCTCCGCCCGCGGCCGGGGGTACGTCGGCGAGGCCTCCCGCGCCGTGGTCGACTGGGGATTCGATGAGCTCGGGCTCGCCCGTATCCACTGGCAGGCGGTCGTGGGCAACATCCCTTCCGCGCGCACGGCACGATCGCTGGGCTTCCGCTACGAGGGACTGAAGCGTCAGGCGCTCACGAGCGGTCGCGGTCGCGACGACGGATGGATCGCCGGCCTGCTCCGCTCCGACGACCGCACACCCGTGGACTGGCCGATCCTCCCGAACTGACACAGGCATGTCGCGATGTCGGATGCCGGTGGCAGGATGTCACCATGCCGGAGATGCCGGAAGTACAAGGTTTGGCAGTGTTCCTCGGTGAGCGCGCCGTCGGACGCACGATCACGCGCACGAGCGTGGCCGCGATCGCCGCGCTGAAGACATACGACCCGCAGATCACCGCGCTGCACGGCGTCGAGATCACGGCCGCGGCGCGACGCGGCAAGTTCATCGTGCTCTCGTGCGGAGCAGACCTCCACCTCGTGCTCCATCTGGCCAAGGCCGGCTGGCTGCGCTGGTACGACGCGCTCCCCGCGACGCTCATCAAACCCGGAAAGACGCCGATCGCGCTGCGGGTCGCGCTGGATGACGGCAGCGGCTTCGATCTGACCGAGGCCGGGACCAAGAAGTCGCTCGCGGTGTACGTCGTGCGCGATCCGCAGGAGGTGCCGGGGATCGCGCGTCTCGGCCCTGACCCGCTCGATGAGGACTTCAGTCGGGAGGCGTTCGCCGCCCTGCTCGACGGGCGACGCACGCAGATCAAGGGCCTGCTGCGCGACCAGTCCGTCATCGCCGGCATCGGCAACGCCTACTCCGACGAGATCCTGCACGCCGCGCGCATGTCCCCGTATGCGATCGCCGCGACGCTCTCCCCCGACGACGTCGACCGTCTCTTCACGGCGATGCGGCAGACGCTGACCGAAGCCGTCGCCGAAGCGTCCGGCAAGCCCCCGGCAGATCTGAAGGACGCGAAGCGCCGAGGCATGCAGGTGCACGCCCGGCGCGGTGAGACATGTCCGGTCTGCGGAGACACGGTGCGCAGCGTGTTCTTCGCCGACCGTTCGCTCGAGTACTGCCCCACCTGCCAGACCGGTGGCAAACCGCTCGCCGACCGGCGGCTCTCGAGACTGCTCAAGTAGCGGTCCCCCTTTCCCGGGGTCGGCCGGCCCGGATAGAATTCGCGCGCACCATCGCCCAGAGAGAAGGTCGCTCCGTGCAGGAACTCGCCGATTCGAGAGGCAATGCCGACCGGCGTCGACTCACCACGCTTCTTCACAGCGCGATCGCGCAGGGCCACTATCTCGACACCGCGATCCCCACCGACATCGAGCTCGCCCGCGACTACGGCACGTCACGGGGAGTCGCCCGCGACGCGCTGAACGCTCTCGCCGACACCGGGCTGCTCACGCGCATCCGCGGAGTGGGCACCCATGCCGAGGAGCATGCGGGGGCCACGTTCGATCTGCTCGCGTTCCACGGGATCGGCGGGGTTCCGGACATGGACACCCACCCTCAGGCCCTCAGC
It encodes the following:
- a CDS encoding GNAT family N-acetyltransferase; its protein translation is MQKQTLTTERLTLSAPTPDDVDAITAACQDPEIVRWTTVPSPYSRTDGEDFVRLMDEWWADGSQTIWAMRDGAELVGVIGLHHIVDHAAGGHAELGYWVTASARGRGYVGEASRAVVDWGFDELGLARIHWQAVVGNIPSARTARSLGFRYEGLKRQALTSGRGRDDGWIAGLLRSDDRTPVDWPILPN
- a CDS encoding Fpg/Nei family DNA glycosylase, coding for MPEMPEVQGLAVFLGERAVGRTITRTSVAAIAALKTYDPQITALHGVEITAAARRGKFIVLSCGADLHLVLHLAKAGWLRWYDALPATLIKPGKTPIALRVALDDGSGFDLTEAGTKKSLAVYVVRDPQEVPGIARLGPDPLDEDFSREAFAALLDGRRTQIKGLLRDQSVIAGIGNAYSDEILHAARMSPYAIAATLSPDDVDRLFTAMRQTLTEAVAEASGKPPADLKDAKRRGMQVHARRGETCPVCGDTVRSVFFADRSLEYCPTCQTGGKPLADRRLSRLLK